In Dermacentor variabilis isolate Ectoservices chromosome 1, ASM5094787v1, whole genome shotgun sequence, the genomic stretch TTAAACCAAGAATACCTACCACTAACATGGCGTATCACTGGCTTTTGCATATGGCCCTCATAGTGCCCGGCGATTTGCCGGCTTCGACAGCCAATGGGTTAAGGAACTAAACAATGCAGAACTGTGGAAGTTTGTTGCACAGGACTAACTTCTGCAGCGTCAGAATGTGCAAAATACTTGAATGGAACCTTGTGCCAGCAGTGTATGCCATGATGTGGTCCACTTGCTATAGGAAGGTGAAGTGTCATTGTGGTTATAGAATTGTGTTGTGCATTAACATATGTTCAAGGTTTATGGCCAAGAAAGGCTTTGCTGAAAACACGTAAAAGTAATTTTGGCAGTTTGAATAGGCTTTATTGTCCTTTTCAGGCTGACAAGACCTGGTGGCAGCAGCAATGTCATTCTGCTGCGCATTGAGCAATGAGACGCCAGAGCAACCGGTGGTGTCTCCAGCATCTGGAAATGTGTTCGAACGCCGTCTCATTGCGAAGTATGTCCGGGAACATGGCACAGACCCTATCAATGGCCAGCCACTGACAGAAGATATGCTTATTGATCTGAAGGTTGCTCCAATAGCCAAGCCACGGCCACCCTCTGCTACGAGTGTGCCTGCCTTGCTAAAGGCTTTGCAGGATGAGTGGGATGCTGTGATGTTGCACAGTTTTTCCTTGCGGCAGCAATTGCAGACAGCACGCCAGGAGCTTTCACACACACTGTACCAGCATGATGCTGCCTGCCGTGTCATCGCCCGTCTCACTAAGGAAGTGACAGCTGCTCGAGAGGCCTTGGCCACACTCAAACCCCAAGCTGCAGGTGGTGGTGCTGCTGCAGGAGCTGCTGTGGAAGCTGTGGCTATGGAGACGACTGAGGAGGCTGGTGGCATGACTGCCGAGGTGGTGCGCCGTCTGCAAGAGAAGGCTGCTTTGCTCACAGCACAGCGAAAGAAACGTGGCAAGGCCATTCCCGAAGACTTAGCCAAGCCTGAAGAGCTTCGGGCCTACCAAACGTTGGGTTCACACCCAGGCCTGCATAGTGCTGGCCTGCCGGGCATCCTAGCCTTAGACGTGAGCCCAACTGACCGTATCCTCACAGGTGGCAGTGACCGAAATGCAGCTGTCTTCAATAAGGACACTGAACAAGTGGTAGCTGTCCTGAAAGGTCACACAAAGAAGGTAAGCTAGTTTGCACATAGTGTTACTTATTGTTTCTTATCCTTGCAAGCTGCTGCTTTGCCTGGAAGATATTTAGGTGCATTAATTTCATAAGACAATGTGTGCTGCTCCTGATGACTTCTGCATTTCTTGGAAGAAAAGGTTGTTTGATAGTGTGCACCACTGACAGAGATTTAGTATTTGTCCACCAGTAGTGACTGCAGGATCAAAGTGCTGTGAAAAACAACCTAGAACATTCTACAGCTAAACTTTGAGAGGCACAAAATGCAGGAGCAGGGCAAAACTTTTCTAGTGTCTAAGTTGTGTAGTTCTATATTGTTTCATTACGTGCATAGGTAGAGTCTGCACTTTGAAAGGTCTGCTTAGATTTCCTGCTACGAAATTAATCTTTTATAGTCCTGGTGTTCTGTGATGTTCTGTTAATTCTGGCAGTTGTTGAGGTGAGCTGTAAATTCTCACAGATGCACCAACAATATAGAGGTAGCATTCTCGAGCTCGAAGttatactgtatttacttgcataatgatcgcactagCATAATatttgcacccctgaattttgtcgtcaaatttaattttttttaatttcttgtgtaatgatcgcaccccaaacttgctGTAGCGATATGTCTTGTACCAAGCCTAGCTAAtaatgattgcgcttaccatctgtagaatgctacgtgaacgactcttcCAGACAAACCAAAcggtctgcacacaccaaacattcttcagcagatgccccatttcattcctttcatcactttccgcacttccatgacaaaaaaaaagctacaacaaaACTTACCTTTATTATGTGTAGACTTTATGagggttgtggtcaacaacaaaaaaggtgcctttcaattcttctcgtGTACACTCGTGGGCTCGCAACAAATCATGAGCGGCaatgatagtggccacgtttacactgatacgttagaagtgtaccctatttatACGCCaatgcttgtaacgcagctaagatatttgcacccacccttagcggagacgtgccgtattaggatagcagtgaagacaaatgctgcagtctctgcagcatgcccgccatgtgtttctatgtcactggcagctaagcatgcccatctctgtttctgtcccctcaaagtggtcaTGGCTACGTTATaattattgtcgcaaacttgccgatattaacaatattattcattactgatacggaagaaactatttcaatgcacgtaatgtactaacgagaagaaaagaaattgcgttcggcttgctctgccggccgccatttagttttggtgtcccgcactacatacagcggcagctgcctatttgttgacctgttgtcatcccgcagcaaacgtgggatgaaaaaaaaagtttttttctttccgcaGGAAATTTCACCCATGTAATTTAACCCTGAATttacatcaattttttttttttacaaaaaagcgcaatcattatgcgagtaaatatggtaatcacATTCACGAGACTTTGCGTGACTTGGCTAGAAAAGAAAGGATACCTTCAAGAAAAGATTGTCACTGAGCGTGTTCCTTCCCTTCCACATAATACTCGTCATTGGTAGCCACGGATAGATGTGCGAGGTACTCACCGTTACACATAACCTGAACATGCTTTAATTGCCTTTTTTGCTTCTGTGGTGGAGCGTGCTATAGATTCCTGGTTTGGCTGTCTTGAATGTGCTAGCTGGATGCATCTTCCTTTGAAAGCATTCAATGCTTGTTCTGTAAAGCCTGTgtctgttaaagggcccctgaccaAGGTTGAGCATCGCAAACAAAACAAGCGCACCGCGTATCACATGGTGGCCGTCGTGTTAGCAAAGCATGGAACTGCTGTGTGGCACTAAAGCGGTCAAAATTTCAAACAGAAGGCTGCGCACCCTTCATCTACGAAGCCGCACTTCGAGCAAGATAGTCAAGCTCACATGCACAAACGCCTCTACGCAAGATGCACTGCTTGCCGCATCACCGACCCTGCCATATGACTTTGGTTGGTCATCCAATGTGGAGCATTCAACGTTGGCACTGGAAACGCACCTTGCAGCAAAGCaaaggaaaatttaaaaaaaagaagcagtgccCGTCATTGCAACATGTCGCTATCCCttggctccggtatgggagaaggcGGGGAAGCAATGCTGCTTGTGGGACTCTAGTTGAGGCAAAGGTGGAGAGTCTCCGTTGACACTTACGCTCGCCTCCTTGCGGAATGGTACCAGGACAGCTCAATTTCTTTTGTCTCCAATAGTGAatcaatttgaaaatttttttttcataagaagCTTCCTAGATGTTGCCACATCGCTTTTTATGTAACCAAAATTTGCAGTGGGGCCTGGTGAGAGGGGCCCTTTTAAGTTATGCCGTTGTAGATGTACCTTCATTATTCTGGTCTAGTCTTATGGTGCCTGTACATATTTTTTGTAGAAAGGTCACTTCTTACCCTCGGAATAGTTAGAGGCTTCTAATCTACTACCAAAGCGAAGCAGTTTAGTGAAAACTGCTTACACTGCTTCAGCTCGCCTAACATTAACCTCTCCTACACTTCTCTCTCCTTGATACCATACCGTGCTAAGTCATACAAACCACTGTCTGCTAGTCCCCACACTTACTGGGCGTTTGAACTGCCTAGCTTCTAGCGATTCCACTAGCAGTTGTCTAGGCCACCACTTGGTAGTGGCTGACATATTAAACAGCAGCTCGAATGTATA encodes the following:
- the Prp19 gene encoding pre-mRNA processing factor 19: MSFCCALSNETPEQPVVSPASGNVFERRLIAKYVREHGTDPINGQPLTEDMLIDLKVAPIAKPRPPSATSVPALLKALQDEWDAVMLHSFSLRQQLQTARQELSHTLYQHDAACRVIARLTKEVTAAREALATLKPQAAGGGAAAGAAVEAVAMETTEEAGGMTAEVVRRLQEKAALLTAQRKKRGKAIPEDLAKPEELRAYQTLGSHPGLHSAGLPGILALDVSPTDRILTGGSDRNAAVFNKDTEQVVAVLKGHTKKVTSVVFHPDEDTAVTASPDTTVRVWHIPSAQTTQIIRAHEGPVTGLSLHATGDYLLSTSTDQHWAFSDLHTGRVLARVLDNCGLTAAEFHPDGLILGTGTSDALVKIWDLKERTNVANFPGHSGSITALAFSENGYYLATAAGDAAVKLWDLRKLKNFRTIVLEDGYEVRDLYFDQSGTYLAVAGTDVRLYLCKQWDTLKVFSDHTALATGVRFTHRARNVASVSMDRTLKIYGLS